The genomic interval TCCCAGTCACGGCTGTAAGCAGAAGCGCCACACACGATCAGTTGCGGTTTCTCTCTCAGCGCGATCTCTTCCATTTTATCGTATTCTACCAGGCCGGTTTCTTTGTTCACGCCATAGGAGAAAGGCTGGTACAACTTACCTGAGTAGTTTACCGGAGAGCCGTGGGTCAGGTGACCACCCATGCTCAGGTCCAGTCCCAGGATCTTATCGCCTGGCTTCAGGATAGCCAGCATTACGGCTGCATTTGCCTGAGCGCCGGAGTGCGGTTGTACGTTCGCATATTCTGCATTAAAGATCTGCTTAGCCCTGTCGATAGCCAGTTGTTCGCTCTGGTCCACGATTTCACAGCCACCATAATATCTACGTCCCGGATAGCCTTCCGCATATTTGTTGGTCAGCACGGTTCCCATAGCCTGTATAACCTGCAGACTGGTAAAGTTTTCCGACGCAATCAATTCAATGCCATGACGCTGACGCTCCAGCTCCTGGCCGATGATATTAAATATTTGCAGATCTCTTTGCATTGTATGTACTTTGAAAATTTGCTGCAAAGGTAATCGAATTTGCGAATAGTGCATAGTGAATAAAGGATACCAGCTAGATTTTTTTGCTACAAAAACACATTACTACAGTTATAAATACTAGAAAAGTCGGCGGTCTATAGACGATAGTTCAAGCTACTGCTAACTCATCCTCTCGCCCCTATGGACTATTTTCATTTTTTGTTCTACCTTCACGCCCTCGGTACGAGAACGAGAAGTATCATTTAAACTAACCTGCGTACATGAAGGCCATTATACCTGTAGCCGGTGCTGGCACCAAGCTACGTCCTCATACATATACACAGCCGAAAGCATTAATTCCCCTTGCGGGCAGAACTATATTAAGCATTATCATAGACCAGCTGGCGGAAGCGGGTATCACTGAATTTGTGTTTGTGATCGGATACCTGGGAGAAAAGATCCAGCATTATGTCCAAAAGAAATATCCCCACCTGACCTGCCACTTTGTACAGCAGAACAGTCGTGAGGGTACCGGACATGCCATCCTGCTGACCAGGCAGGTAGTGCAGGACGATGAGATCCTGATCGTACTTGGCGACACCATCTGCGAAGGCAATTTCCAGGAACTGATTGCCGCTCCTGTGTCTATGCTTGGTCTGAAAAAGGTGGATGATCCGCGCAATTTTGGTGTAGCCGAACTGAATGAGGACAACAACATCATCCGGGTAGTGGAAAAACCACAGATTCCCAAGTCCAACCTGGCCCTTGTAGGTGTTTACAAAATAAAGGAGACCGCACAATTATACGATTGCCTGGAACAGAATATCCTGAACCAGAAGAAGTCGCACGACGAATTCCAGCTGACGGACGCCCTGCAATGCATGATAGAGCATGGTGTTACCTTCAAAACTTTCAAGGTAAGCAACTGGTTTGACTGCGGCCGCAAAGAGACCTTGCTGGAAACGAATGCCATCCTCCTGAGTAAAGATAAAATGCATGGTAACCAGGGGCATCCATATGAGAATACGATCATTATCCCTCCGGTAAGCATTGCAGAGGGCTGTAATATCAAAAATTCCATTATCGGACCTAACGTGGCTATCGGCGATAATACTGTCATCAATTATTCAATCGTCAAAGATTCCATTATTGGTTCGTTCAGTAATTTGTATGAAGTGGTATTGAAATCGTCATTGATCGGTAGTGATGCGAATATCCGCGGCTTGAGCCAGAGTTTGAATATCGGGGATAATACGGAAATTGATTTGGGATGAAATAACATAACGCAATAGACTCCGTCAGGAGTCCCGTGTTTGTAGCCCGGGGTGGTAACCACGGGAATATGGCACACCACCATCATCAAGCCAAAACGATAATAACAACAACGCGTTTACAAATCACACATCCAACATAATGTATTCGGCTCAGTCAGGAGCCACGTGTTTGTAGCCCGGGGTGGTAACCACGGTAATATGGCACACCACCATCATCAATCCAAAACGATAATAACAACAACGCGTTTACAAATCACACATCCAACATAATGCATTCGGCTCCGTCAGGAGCCTCGTGTTTGTAGCCCGGGGTGGTAACCCCGGGGGGATATGGCACACCACCATCATCAAGCCAAAACGATAATAACAACACGTTCACAAACAACACACCCAACATAATGTATTCGGCTCCGTCAGGAGTCCCGTGTTTGTAGCCCGGGGTGGTAACCCCGGGGATATGGCACACCAACATCATCAATCCAAAACGATAATAACAACAACGCGTTTACAAATCACACATCCAACATAATGCATTCGGCTCCGTCAGGAGCCACGTGTTTGTAGCCCGGGGTGGTAACCCCGGGGGGATATGGCACACCACCATCATCAATCCCAAACGATGATAACAACAACGCGTTTACAAATCACACACCCAACATAATGCGTTCGGCTCCGTCAGGAGCCACGTGTTTGTAGCCCGGGGTGGTAACCCCGGGGTTACCACAGACGTTTTACAAAATATCGGTTTAATCCGTCACCCACACATGTTATGTTCATTTTGTTCATTTTTATTACACATGTATATGTCCCCGTTTATATCGATACATTTATACCGCAACACCTCAATTCCGTTTGCTAACCAACCATTTATGGCCAATACATATTCACAAATCTATTTACATTTCGTATTTGCGGTAAAGCATAGACAGAATCTGATCAACCGCGAGCACAAGGAAGAATTACATAAATACATAACATCACTGGTTCAGGCAAGGAACGCTAAAATGTTAGCAGTACACTGTATGCCCGATCATTTACATTTATTTGTCGGTTTCAGACCCGATATTCATATTTCGAATTTTGTAAGAGATATTAAATCAAAGACAAATCAATTCATTAATACCAAAAAATGGGTTAGAGGTAAATTTAACTGGCAAGAAGGCTACGGAGTATTTTCATATTCCCATTCTCATATTGACAATGTCGTTAAATATGTTTTAAACCAGGAAGACCATCATAGGAAGGTTACATTTCAGGAGGAATACCGCGAGTTCCTGGAAAAATTTGAAGTACCTTATGAATCCAGATTCATATTTGAATTTATTGAAGGGTGACGGGAAATGGTTATGTTCAGCAGCCGATCATATCCGAAATGATAAATACCAATTAGCGGTTGACATCTACAAATATCATATCTGCGTGGGTTAACATCCAAACATTACAAACACCCGTTCCCGGCGTTAACACCCGGGGCTACAAACACCCATTCCCGGGGTTAGCACCCCGGGCTACAAACACGGGGACTCCTGACGGAGTCCTATTACGTTTTGTTAATGACGTTTGTTGTTTGTTTCCTAAAATAGGTGTCTGGTCTTGTCGCATTTCAACGAAACATCCTATTTTCACGCCCATGAACCGCATCACACAATTATTCCACATACAATATCCGATTATACAGGCAGGCATGATATGGGCGAGTGGCTGGCGATTGGCCAGCGCTGTAAGCAATGCGGGTGGATTGGGCCTGCTTGGTGCAGGCAGCATGTATCCTGACACATTGAGGGAGCACATTCAAAAATGTAAACAGGCTACAACACAACCATTCGGTGTAAATATTCCTTTATTGTATCCGGACATTCATAAACTGATCGACATTGTCATAGCGGAACAGGTACCTATCGTATTTACATCCGCCGGAAACCCTAAAACATGGACGCCCACATTGAAAGCAGCTGGTATTACCGTTGTACACGTAGTGTCCAGCGCCCTGTTCGCAGCCAAAAGCGAAGCAGCCGGAGTTGATGCCGTAGTTGCGGAAGGCTTTGAAGCCGGCGGACATAACGGCCGTGAAGAAACGACCACCATGGTATTGATTCCCGCGGTATGTGAGAAAGTACAGATCCCTGTTATTGCTGCCGGCGGTATAGGATCAGGCAGGGCCATGACAGCCGCGTTTGCGCTGGGAGCAGAAGGTGTGCAGGTGGGGAGCAGGTTCGTGGCCTCTCCGGAAGCATCCTCTCATCCCCATTTTAAACAGGCTATATTGGACGCAAAAGAAGGAGATACTATGTTGGCACTGAAAAAGCTTACCCCCGTGAGGCTGTTGAAGAATAGCTTTTTCGAAACAGTGAAAACAGCAGAAGATCAGGGCGCAGACCCGGAAGTATTAAAAAACCTGCTGGGACGCGCCCGTGCAAAGACGGGTATGTTTGAAGGCAACCTGGAGGAAGGAGAACTCGAAATCGGGCAGGTAAGTGCACTGATACATACACTTAAACCTGCCGGAGATATCGTTAAAGAAATATGGGATGAGTTTAATGTAACGAGAAAGAAGCTATGTCCTTAAAGTCACTGCAATAATTCTGGCGCCACCTTTACACTTCTTACTATCTCTTCCAGTTTAGCTCTCACTAAACTTAAGGGATGGCTGGGGAATTGCGCATCATAATGTACGGCTTCAGCAAGATTCATGAGAAAACCCTCAGTGACGGTGTTATCGTAAGGATCCGCAGACCAGCCGGTCATGCGCCCTGCTTCATCAATCGACACCACACCTGCAGCATTCAGCTGTGGCCATATCATGGCTTCGCGAATACCGGTTGCTCCCTGTTCAATCGCCTGCACCTTGATCACATAACTACGATCCACAAAAGGAATTGTCAAGGCACCAATGTAAAGAACACCTCTTTCCTCCCGTGGTAATTTGAATATCGTTTCAATACAACGCAGGTGCTGTATATCTGTTACGTCTACCTTAATCAGGCCGCCACCACTTCTGGTTACCATCGGCCGGTAAAAATCCCTCAATTCTTCCACCGGGCTGTTGTAAGGCACGTCCGGCGGCAATTCAAAATAATTGATGGAAAGCACCGCTGGAAATGTAGGATGCACCCATGATATTTCATCTGCACTCTCTGCACGCTTTTTCCAGCCAAAATCAGTGAATGATACCGCGTGAATACCCGTCTTCTGTTCCGATCTGCCGAGTCCGAATAACTTTCTAATATTCATTTAACTATAACTATTTTATTACGCCTTTCGCCCAATCCATTTAATCGCCTCTTTCCAGGTAATCTTCTTACCATACATCAGTATACCCGTACGGTATATCTTGCCCGCCATCCAGGTGGTGAACAGAAACCCTGCTATAAGCAGGCTGATTGACAATCCCAGCTGCCAGTAGGGCACTGTACCCGGTACACCATAAGGAATACGCGCCATCATCACCATGGGAGATGTGAATGGAATGATACTACCCCAGAATGCCAGTGGCCCTGTAGGATTTTGCACTGAAGATATCATCACCATGATACCAATGATGATCGGTAATGTAATAGGAAATGTCAATGCCTGTGCGTCTGTGGGATCTTCATTTACCAGGCTGCCGACTGCGGCAAATAAAGCGGAATAGAACAGGTATCCTCCCAGGAAGTAGAATATGAAACAGGTAATAACAACTGTCCAGTTGACACTGCCCACTACGAACCGGATCTTCTCCATCGCTTCCATGGCAGCGGCACTGCTACTGCTCTGCATCATGGCGCCGCCTTCACTCATGGCGCTTACAGTATCGCCGGAGAGGAAGAGTGGCAATACCAGTTGCACACAAATAATAAGCACTACCCATATCAGGAATTGCAATAATCCTACGGCTGCAATACCGATGATCTTTCCCATCATCAGCTGGAAAGGTTTTACGCTAGAGATCATTACCTCCGCAATACGGCTAACCTTTTCTTCCATCACACCCCTCATAACTGACATCCCAAAAAACATCAGGATAATATAAATGATAAACCCGCTGGCATATCCGACACCGTAGGCAACTGCAGAGCTGCCCTTTTTGCCTTCCTCTCCTGTCTTGAAATCAATGCTGATATCAGATTTCACCGCTTTCAACTGTGCTGCATCTATATTCGCTTTTTTCAGCCTTTCTTCTTCGATCAGATCGTTCACACGGCG from Chitinophaga filiformis carries:
- the tnpA gene encoding IS200/IS605 family transposase, which encodes MANTYSQIYLHFVFAVKHRQNLINREHKEELHKYITSLVQARNAKMLAVHCMPDHLHLFVGFRPDIHISNFVRDIKSKTNQFINTKKWVRGKFNWQEGYGVFSYSHSHIDNVVKYVLNQEDHHRKVTFQEEYREFLEKFEVPYESRFIFEFIEG
- a CDS encoding NAD(P)H-dependent flavin oxidoreductase, with protein sequence MNRITQLFHIQYPIIQAGMIWASGWRLASAVSNAGGLGLLGAGSMYPDTLREHIQKCKQATTQPFGVNIPLLYPDIHKLIDIVIAEQVPIVFTSAGNPKTWTPTLKAAGITVVHVVSSALFAAKSEAAGVDAVVAEGFEAGGHNGREETTTMVLIPAVCEKVQIPVIAAGGIGSGRAMTAAFALGAEGVQVGSRFVASPEASSHPHFKQAILDAKEGDTMLALKKLTPVRLLKNSFFETVKTAEDQGADPEVLKNLLGRARAKTGMFEGNLEEGELEIGQVSALIHTLKPAGDIVKEIWDEFNVTRKKLCP
- a CDS encoding ABC transporter permease, which codes for MNKIWLIIKREFMTRVRKRSFLVVTLLVPLFFAAMVVVPILIATNSKEEKRIAVIDDSHLFMNRFPDDKGVYYKYLLNTSVDSFQHKYADYGYSGLLYIPELDIERPAGITYYSNAQPGLAVESRLTRRVNDLIEEERLKKANIDAAQLKAVKSDISIDFKTGEEGKKGSSAVAYGVGYASGFIIYIILMFFGMSVMRGVMEEKVSRIAEVMISSVKPFQLMMGKIIGIAAVGLLQFLIWVVLIICVQLVLPLFLSGDTVSAMSEGGAMMQSSSSAAAMEAMEKIRFVVGSVNWTVVITCFIFYFLGGYLFYSALFAAVGSLVNEDPTDAQALTFPITLPIIIGIMVMISSVQNPTGPLAFWGSIIPFTSPMVMMARIPYGVPGTVPYWQLGLSISLLIAGFLFTTWMAGKIYRTGILMYGKKITWKEAIKWIGRKA
- a CDS encoding sugar phosphate nucleotidyltransferase, giving the protein MKAIIPVAGAGTKLRPHTYTQPKALIPLAGRTILSIIIDQLAEAGITEFVFVIGYLGEKIQHYVQKKYPHLTCHFVQQNSREGTGHAILLTRQVVQDDEILIVLGDTICEGNFQELIAAPVSMLGLKKVDDPRNFGVAELNEDNNIIRVVEKPQIPKSNLALVGVYKIKETAQLYDCLEQNILNQKKSHDEFQLTDALQCMIEHGVTFKTFKVSNWFDCGRKETLLETNAILLSKDKMHGNQGHPYENTIIIPPVSIAEGCNIKNSIIGPNVAIGDNTVINYSIVKDSIIGSFSNLYEVVLKSSLIGSDANIRGLSQSLNIGDNTEIDLG